In Calliopsis andreniformis isolate RMS-2024a chromosome 9, iyCalAndr_principal, whole genome shotgun sequence, the genomic window GTTAATTTCGATCGTGAGTAAGCCCGAAATTAAATCCTGTCACCTCGTTTATTCGCGCGATAAAATATGGAATGTCACTCTGTCTTTGTATTGACTTTTCTAGTACCACGAGATGACCCAATATACATGTACTCTTTGAATTGATTCTCAGACTCTTCACTTGACGATACGAAGTCGTGTGTTATCCTTTCAACGTTCGACGGGAGAAAAACTTGCATCGACGGATTCATTTTCGCTACCGCTATCGAACAAAGCGAACAGTTTCGCCGCGAATAACGCACGACATAATTGATCTTATTTTACATTCTGTGGAAGGAAACAGTTTTCCACCGTGTGCGTGCACGTGCACACAGTTCCATGTGGAGACGAAATCGATCGTCCTATAAAGTTCATTCATCGATTACGTGTTTGCATACGAATGACAAAGTTGTCGGATATGAGATAAAAAACGATCGTTAGCTCGAGAGATTTTAGCGGAGAGCTTTGGAAAGACTACAAATGCCGAGATAAAAGTTAAGAAACATAAATATTTCCTTAATTGTTACACCTCTAAACAAACTTAAACTTTACGAAATCAGTATCTTTACGCAATAGATACGCGAAATATCTAGATGAGGTGATATTTCCAAATTCAATAAATTCTGCATTAGTAATCACCAAAGTACTTGGTCGCTAAGCTAGGGAAAGTAGCAAAGTTTATATCGACGTGCATTAAGCCTCGTTCAGACTacatagtcaagttacttgaattcaagccacttgtatTCAAATAACTTGACTAAACTACACGAGCTTACacaaaatagaaacttgaagggatGTTCCAAGTCAAGTAAAGATACATTCACATAGGTCAGATTGCctcaaatcacttgcattcaagccaCACGAATGATCTAAACAAGCCTTTACGAAAAGTAGCACGTTTCATTTATCTTGCAAAAAAGAGCATAATTTGTGTTCAATGTGATTCAATTTTCACGTTTTGTTTTACTCCGCAAAGCACATTTATACAATTTCATATGAAAAAGCATGCTATGTGCTATCAAATGTAATCTTCGTGGTGAAACGGTGAAATAGATTATTTCTAGTGGCAAAGTCGAAATATGTTAGTATTCATAGAAAGAAATAAAATGTATTCTTTTTCTTGGATAATCAAAAGATGCTACTTTTTGTAACGCGCGTTAATATTTCAACGTTAAATATAAGATTAAACGAATAATGTTGTGGAAACAGCCCCCGATCGCTTATCCTAGGCAAAAACTGATCAATGATACAAAAAGGACTGCTCTACTTGTAGAAACATGTAGAAATATTTGTCTATAGACATTTAGAGTCTTTCCTGCTTTCCTAAACGATGACACGTTAATGACAATTACAACAGAAAGGAATACATCTCCATTCGAACTGTCATATACGTGACGTACGCATACAGATAGATAATAACCCCCGTATAGTGAGTTGGTACCTTATTTTTGCCCCATGTACAGTATTAATGAGCTATACATACGAGATTCGAGAAGTTACTCATTCCACATacactctttctttctctctttctttctccctGTAGCTTTATGTTTCGTAATGTTTTTTTATTTCTCTGTTTTCTCGATCGCGTCGTTTTATCAAAGAGTTTCCTTACGCTTACGcttgaataaaaataaatattttcgatTGTGTCCTAGAAAAATTGTTGCAAGCTATATTCGTACGGTATACCTAGCTACTTACAAGATTACATTAAGTATTCTTAAACGTATACGCCTTGCCTGTGTTCGGCTGGCCCGCGAGTACGAATAAAAATCTGTATCCTCTCCTCGAGTTCTAACCATCCACACAAGAGGAGAAGAAACGGTGAACTTTGAGTATCTCTTCTCCCTTCGTTTCATTGGCGAACAGTCGTGCTTGTCAGTGTCGCGTCGCCTCTTTGACTCTCTCGTCCATTCATGCGGCTCTTTGTCGTACAATTTCGCGAATTCTTCGACGACGCACATCGGAGTACACAGAAATCGTTCAACTTTCTTCTTTCGATAGGTTTTGGGTGTACGTTTGCTTTGGCTGTGAATCAACGCGACTCGGTCGTCAACGTGCTTCCATCAGAACGAGTATGAACCCTCTTTGAGTATTTTCGAATCAAAAGAACTCGAAAATGTTTTGGGAAACACCGTGTTACGCTATACGTCCAATTCTAATCGTATATCCTTACTGCTAAACAATCTAAAAATCTGGTCTATATATATTATAGAGACTATGACTCGAATGTCAGTTGATTTGGTGATTACCTCGCGTGAACATCTCTTGCTCGCTCTTTTAATTCATTGGACGAATTCAAGGAGCATGGCCTAATCTCGCTTGGATCAGTGACCAGTATGAGTGATCTTCCAATAGTCGGAGGAAGCCAAAGATTTCTAGAAACTCGTCTCTGTCTTGGAGATTTCATGAGCTACGATCACTGATGAGATTCTGGCGGGATTTGTGGATGAACAACAATGGTGTGAGGTTCCATTCCAAAAAATGAGATTAACCCCTCTACCTGACACGGTATTGACAATAGTTTACTGGTTAACACATAAATATTATGTGTACTGTGAAGATATTTCACATTTAAACCATGCCTCAGAATGAATCAAAAGAAAGCAAAGGGGATTGAATTATGTACCATCAGACAAGAAGAATAATGTCTTAAATAAAGTCGCCTGACAACGCAAAGCGAAATGGAAACTAAAGATCTGCCAAACAATGAGTGCCAACAACTGGATTAAAGTGGTACAGAAGGAGCACAATGTAATAAAACTCAATAGCTTTGAATAGACTCGTGTTGGCACTCAACTCTAGCAGAATCTTAAGCTGCATCACTTGCTTTGCACACAGTTTTGTAGGACATTCTCAAACAAATTTTAAGGTAAAATGTGCTCCCCTTGACATTATACCTAATTCTTTTTAGCCATAGGGATAAATTCTGACAGTGAGGGGTTAAATGATCAGTGACTTTGTTTGGATTCCAAAACAGACTGTAAAAATTAGATAGAACTTGGCAGTATCAAGATATGCTTGACAAATGCAGCAAATGAAAGAAACAGAAGAAGCATTGAAGACCACTGGTATTACTTTGCTAAACATTGTCTTAATTATATAAAACCTAATGTTTCTAGTTAAATTTGTCATTAAAAGCAAAAAATGTCTACTCAAAGTTGAGCAATATCCAATATtcctatttttaaataatataacaTTTACTTGTATACATACAACTAAATTCTCTCATAAAGAACAAGACTGTATGTTAAGCGAGCAAAAAATGCTCCTGTTGCTTGAATAAAaacaaaaaacagttgtataaaaaattaaattatcttCACGGTAATAAAATATACACCATGCTCTACGTGAATACAACCAGAGCACAGCAAAGagacattaaaaaataaataataattctaagCTTCTTTTGAAAAGATCTGACAATGACTCAGATTGGAAGGTAACTTTGTCTCATTTAAATTACAGCTGTACTTGGTTGCATCCTCACAAAAGAGGCTCTGGTTACAGTAGAGAGAATGAAAGAAACTCATTGAGTATTACATGATAAAACGAAATGCATTGCACTTAATCCGTGCTGTACAATAATTAAAAACATCTATATCGCTCATGTTTTGCAAACTGAAGTTTAACAAAGTAGAGTAACACACACTTGGTACGTGCGAGTCTTCAGCATTGCTCAAAATAATTTCAAGTTTATCTCTTAAAATGAGTTAGCCAATACTGTATTAATTTCTTGGATGCAATTTATCCAATCCTGAAATTATTTTAAGCAATACAATATATAATCTTTCACGCTAAAAACTGAGTTATCATTTGAAACATGAAACAGCGCTTGTACTCAAACTCTGTTTTTGTCGCAAGTGCTGGAGGTTTTCTTAAGACTTTCTGCAGGAAAAAGAAGACAAATGatataatttcaattattttcaaGGGACACAAAAATCATCTGAGCTGCTTTCGAATTCAGAAAAGGAGATAAAACATGAGATCATATTGAATTTCACGATGAAAGCAGCTAATGTTTATTATGTACATACGACTACGAATCTCAGTATACCAAGGAGGTAAATGAAGAATAAACATATACACAGCCACATAATAGAAACACAACACGATCATTTCTTTTCCACTAATTGAATATTGCAACTTGGGGGTTTTGTCAAGTTCGGTACACATGAAACAACCAGCACCGCTATCTAGTAGCGAAACGTAAACGTATCGTCGACTGAACAATTACCGCGATTATTAGCTTATTGCAACGTCCACATCCTTCATTCTTTCTTTATATTCCGTTAATATATTAAAACTACGACGAGTACTACACGATCGAAAAAGATATGAATATTTAGCGAAACAAAAAATTCACGATACAAGAACATAACAAAAAGTCAACGATTTTTCGATCGTGTAGCGAActctatttctttttttcttcccaTCAGAGATGGATAGAGACGAGGCTGCGAAGAAATGCATACTTTATCAGTGATTCGAAACAATTTCCTTTTCCAAAGCCAGAgtactttttcttctttctaatAATACCAATATGAAAAATGATTTGGCACACAGTGTTCTGATATGGAGACTTTACAGAGACCATGTGTCTCCGCTAAAAATGATTTTGTCTCTATTCATCTCCGTTAATTTTTAGAATGAACTCTTTACACTTTATTAGAGACAAATACACGAACGATATATACTCCTCGTCAATTTCTCCTTTGCGTTCCTCTTTCTTTTTCAAATCGATTTATCTGTACAATTTGCTTCTCAATCTGCGTCATTTTGATTCCCGCGTAAATCGTTGCTTGCTTTCGTTTCAGAGATTCAGCGCGTTATTTACAGCTTCACGAAAACAAAACAAGAAAAAACGTGTCCCCGAACAACAACTGGCAAATCGAATTTTCCAACTGTTCGTTCGTTCTTCTTTTCTGTTCGCCTGGCGAACTTCCGCGGGAATTCGTCAAGGACCACGCACACGGTTAACTCTTCGATACACAGTGTTTCAAAATTCCAAGGACAAGTATATAAACTTGTGAGCACGAATACTTCACAAAAGCAATTCATCTGCAAATTCAACCTCATCAAAACTTACTTCACCCAATAAACACCCAGTATATTCAGTACACAacggaaaaaaaaaagaaaaacacttGTCCTCATCGTACAATTTCGAAGACAGTTCGGTCGCACAATTTCGCGGCGCAATAAAAACAGAGGGGGGGGAAAAGCCTAACGCATCTATATACAAAACACTGTACACAGTCTCGCACAGATACGAATGAAAATCGGATGAGTAAAAATTCAGGATCGGTCATGTTAACTCGTGTGGGACACGCAAAAAGGAAGTTGCTACTTACCGCGATGGATGGTCGATGTCGAACGAGAAAGCCAGTCCCCGTTTCCTCCGCGACGCTACGATACTCAGTGACCCTCGAGAACGATGCATGACGCTCGTTTCACCACGTGGATACGATAAAAATTTCGTTTTTTCTTTAACCGGCGAGGGAAACGAAACGAAGATACACCGCGGAAAAACAAGTCACACTTCACTCGATCAGAGTTCGAAGTTCAATCTCTCTCGACAAGTCCTGCACGTTCGCGTAGGAGGCAAGATCACAGAAACATGTTCTAAGGCTTATAGTCACCCACGGCGAAATTTTATGATTAAACGTGTCCCTATGTTCgcgtttctctctctctctctctctctctctctctttctctctttatatctctctctctccctctctttctttctGTCTTTCGCTCTCTCTTTCGTGCTTTTCTTTTCTCTCCTTCTCTTTTGCTTTCTCTTTTTACCGCTAAATGCAAGTGGAGTCTGGATGCTGACTGGCAGACTTTCGAGTTTTCTTCGGTTCTTTTGTGGTCAATTCCTGAGAAGGCCTTCGCGGGCTACCCAGTGTAACTAACGCAGACGCTACTGCTAAGCCCGCACTTTGACCAGCCGGCGTGTACGGTTCACCGCCAGTAGGCAGCCTGACTAGCAACGACAGGACCGCTGCTCTGTTACCGCAGCAGGGCTCCAGCGCGATCGGACTAGGGGCATCCTGGAAATATTCACGAAAATGTCACAGAAAGGCACTACCAAACACGACGAACAGGGTTCGTTCTTCTTCTTAGAGTTCAAATGAATGAGAATTGTATTGAGGGAGAATTATCGACAGAGATATTGAAACATATTGAACTGGGTGGCGATAGCGTCTTAATACAACCAAAATTTGAAACGAATTTGAATGGAATTTATTGAAGAAATTCAAGAAAATTCGGTCCCttgaatttgtattttaatgtcGATTATAGTAAAAAATAGTGtaagataaaataaatattacattaaTTCGGCTATTAAAGTATTATAATTAGACTGCGAATGTTTGTGTAAATTTCTGCTTTCATAAATACAATTAGGGAAATAGAGTCCGATTAAAGACTTGTTTCACCCTTAAAATATTACGAAGTGTGTTTaactttcgatattttgtacatttttgcatattatataCATTTTGCATACTTTTGCATTTTGAAATTACTCATAAAAATATAAAGATccctaatttaattaaaatataataaacactcAAGTGCAAATTGAAGAAACCGAATTTTCTTTCTATTGCAATGAATTCtattgtaataaaatattttatcgtAGTAAAaacttaataaaaataatatataactttttttttaaagaagaaCAGGCTCACCTTTTTCTTCTTACGGCAAACGGTTAATTCGGATTCACTTCGTTCGGAGTCTGAATTATCAACGTCTCGCCTCTCAATTTCCACCAATACTTGACTGAATGCCCTATTAGCCATTTGCTCCATTTCTACAAAGAGTCTTTGTCTTCTTCTGTACATGTCATACTTTTGCTTAACCTTCCAGAGGATAGCAGCCACCAATAGAAGAGCGAGGAAGCACCTGGGTGGTGGCATGTAATCTCTAGTTTACAAGTAAGTACTGCCTGAGGCTTAGGACAACACAAAAGCgtggaaaattttgaaaaaaaaaaagacagaCACACAAAAAAATAAAGATGACGATCTGATTCGTTAGTTTCCTTTCCAGTAATGTTTTCTAAACGTGTCATACAAACAAAAATGAATTTCGCGTATATCTACATgtccaattgtttgtttaacATCAAGTTTAAAATACTCACGTGCAAAATGTTATAAAGAACTGTTGCAGGTTCAGTTTAGAATACTGGGAGAACGAGATTTGGATCCATACTGGTGGCTGGAAGTCGTAGACGTACACGTAGAACGTGGTCAACGTGTTGTTGTCCTCACCGCCGAAACCATATTCCGTTTTACCGAAACGATGCTTGAACATACTTGTTGTGCAATTTGCGCCACGCAGTAGCGGTATCTCCGGAATATTTGCTTTCTTAATCGTGATATTCATCTTCGCAAGTACAGAACAAGTAATGGAAAACTCTGCATCGATATCAGGTTTCGGTGGAGAATTCTTGAAGTTGATCGCCCTGTACTGCCGGTCTTCTTTTTTGCTTAAGTTGAATGTGAACTGATAATCGATTGCCAAATCATCTATAAAATAATGGCAGAAAAATGACATATTTGAAGCgatacaaatttaaaaataaagttaTACGAGCAAAAGCTTACAAAAGCACGATCCCTTGTTTGTAGGATCTCCATGATACAGACTAGATACGTCGCATCGTTCGCAATGGTCTCCAATGATGCCTTTCGTTGTACAGAAGCATTTTCCTGTCTCGCTTGTGCACTGTGTGCCTTGATTATTACAAAAGCAAGCTGTAACGTGAAAGAATAAATGAGTAAAATTTTAATCATCGATTTACTTTATACAGACTATTCCTATAAGTTAGTCCCAAACTTTGAGGGCATGTAGCACTTagcaaaacaaataaaaacgaCTTAATAAAGATGGGTCAGAATATCATTATTTCAGAGATATGAAACCAATAAAAATAAAGGAACCTCAATAAACATGGGTCGCCCGAATATCATTAGTTTCGGAATTATGAGACGAACCATTATTAGGCAAGGTAAAGGCAAACTACAGAATTTGAAACTTTACATGTTCACAAATGCTATACTATTAAAGTAACAATATCCTTCTATTTATTATTGCGGAATGACGTCGGTGCAACTACGTAGTAGCAATGCgtattgtgtttattttgtttgACCTAACGACTTCCTCGATAAGTTAGATACGCAGCTAGATAGACACGCAGCAGCTTCGTATGCTATTTATTCAAACTCTTTTACTTATTTTAATGCGTATTACGTGTTTCCAAAGTTTGACACCAACTTTTATAGACACCCTATACAATAACTTAATAAAAAAGTAATGAATTTACGTTGGCAAGTCGCTCCGTTCAAAGGActcccataataaccagagataCATTTGTCGCAGTGAGGTCCCTGAGTCAAATTCCCGCAGGGCTGTATACAGACGCTGCTGTTTGGAAGACACTTACTGTGGCCGTTGCATTGGCAAGctaaaattataatttagaacTCATCGTCGATCAATCGTTGCAATAACATTTTATAAACGTTTTGTCAAACTATATCATGAAACTAGGTGTCTCCAATATGAttcacttactgggacatttagtgAAATACCATCGCTCAAGCGGGCACATATCCAAACTTCTGCTACTCGGACCACGTGCTCCACCTGGCAGGCACAATCCTTTTCCTGTTCCAGAACCATCGTCGCACCATCCACATCCCGGATCCGAGCGACACGCCGCACACGATGAATAAAACGTACACCACTCCTTTCCAGTCTCTGTGGCACGACATTTTGCATCGATTGTGGTCCACTCACGGCACTGTCCATACGGAAAACTAGCCGGATATGCATTCTTGTCAACGCACTTCCTCTCGTTTTGACACCAGATACAATCCGATTCCGTGCAATTTTTACAGGAAGTGTATTCCACACATGGACTACGACAAGAGTCTATGGACAGTCGCTGTGCCTGTATAGTCCCGTTTAAAATAGTCACCTGCTGCATACAAATTTATTGTTTAATTAACACAGTGAAGGCATATAGCAGTTTTGCTAGATATTAGTCGTTCATTAAGTTCTGCGAATTGTATATGGATGACATAGACATACGCTGTGCATATAATTTACAACGATTGTATGTTGATTCTCGTAAATTGGCTATTCTGTTACAAGAAAATATTCTGAGATTCTCAATCTTTCAGTaagaaatattcaattgttTCAATCAAAGACAATTCCTGAAAAGAAGCATGCTCGATAATGCACCCTAATAACTTTTAAATCGCAGTGAAAGGTCAGCAGAAATGGAAACAGATGATTTGTTACTGTTGGTACTGTTGAAGTTGCAAAGCAGCTTAGAATACACAAACTTGCCATGTAAAATCGATTCAAATTAGGATAAGTGCAATGGGAAGGAAAGTGAGTTCCGCACATTTTGAGTGAAAGTGCAACTTTAAATTACTACAGAATTTGTGTGTCCTAATTTTCAAGTTAGGGTGGAAAGTTCTTCCTCACTCAATCTATTTTTCAGGCGTAACACCCACTAATTAGCATTTGTCTCGATTGATTGAAATCTGTCTCAAAGAGCAATTATTTCAAAAATTCGACAGAATGAAAAACTAAATAGACGCCTACTTTGAATCTAAACCCTCAGAATTCTACAGATATGGAATTCAACTTTTACTGGAGGAGTAAGAGATGGTAACAAAACCTGGCGACAACTATCTGGCGACATCCACAGAATTTAATGATCAACCTAATAACTGTACTAGGCCGTTAAGTACTAAAAGTATTATTAGTTCATTTATTGCTTGAAGCTTGTTATGCATTTTATTATTGATGGAATTTGCTTAAACACTTACATCGCGAACCTTCGAATGAGGCTTGCAACGATCAGGTCCGTTCGACCAAGACCAAATGCAACGTGGATTGCTTGAGCATGCGTGACACGTGTGCAATTGCAAGCACTCGACTCCGGTATGCGCGTCGCACTGTTCCAGATCTGTAATAGCCTTTGTTGGTGGTGAGTTCGCGTTATCCCGACATATCTCGTGCGAGCAACTTTTCCCACACCATACGCAGTTATACGACGTTTTTACACATGCCGCACAATCTGTCAACAGTTTGCACAGCTCCTTGTGAGATGTCATACCGCGGGGTGGCGTGTCGTCCAGGCATCTCATGTAAATTCCATCGTGCATATCGTCGTGAAGCAGCACGTTCCGCGATATCTTAGTAATTTGTATACACCTATTCTCGCGTTTGTCCCACACGCATTTCACACCTGTCCTTGCATTCAGACACTGATTCTGATTCATCAAATGTTCACAATTCCCGGGCGTGTACCTGCATAGCAAACATGAAGTAGAATGGTTAACAAATGACACaagagaaattttcaaatatatttctgtggttgtaaggtaaAACGACATAAGTCATGTGTTTCTGTTTTCGAGATACTAgtgttcaaagttttcaatttcaatactgtcTCATGAACTTGTATCTTCTTGAATCCCTATTTCTAAGtaaaaaagttcttttaatgTTCTCTCTTCTTCATAGAAATATCAATTCTATATTCCAGGTCTCAATTAAGACGACAACTCGAATTCTTTCTTTACCTTGCAATCGCAGATTTCTCAAGCATAGTTAGATGTGTAACTTCTTTCGTGCATAACACAAGAAAAAGATTTACCTTAACATGTCGGACAACATCTGGCCGTCGAATCCGCCATAAATGTACATTGATTTGTCGAACACGGTCGCAGTGTGACCGTACCTAGGTAAGTCAGTCATTTCCTTAGGCATAGGAAACTGATGCCACGAATCACAGGTCACGTCATACGCTATGGTGTCCGCGGAATAGCACCTGGTGCCGTCTGAGTGCTGTGTGTCGTTGTGCATGTTCCCACCGAAGACTATCATCAGCCCGCCGGAAATGAACACGGCTGTGTGAAAGAATCGAGCTGACGAAGCTGACGTGAGCAACGTCCACTCGCGGGAATTCGGATGATAAGAGTATAATCTGCTGGTCAACACCTGAGTGCTTTGAGACTCGGACACATAGCCACCGTACACGTAGATCAGATTCGTCAGAGGATCGTAAGCGGATGTGTGACCGTAGCCACCTTTTACAGGAAAACCGATGGTCTGGACTATTTGCCATTCACGAGTACCCATGTAGTATTCTTGGACGACGTTTAGGTAGCCATACTGAGGTGAGTAGCCAAATATTACTACCATCTTCTCCTTCTTTCCGTGTGTCTGCACTAGAGTCGCAGTATGTCCAGCTACCTGTGTAACATCACACGTTAGGAAATTTATTAGACGTACATTATGAAATGTATATAAGGTAGTTAACCCTTCATGGGAACAGTGGTTCTATTATTTTCACAGTAAATTCCCCGTTTTCTATAAACTTCTTCGAAGCTTTTATTTTTGCTAATTAATTCTAGGAGTATTTCCAtttaaatagtcataatagattaAAATAGAGACTTCAATAAGTATCTCAGGATTttttttgattttttaaaaGCTTAGAACAGTAAAAATATAATCACGAGCAAAACAGACTCAATCAAGTGTATCCACGAAAAGTGCGAAAATCAAGTGTGTTCACGAAGGGTTAAAACTTTCATAGCTAGAAGTACTGTTGCATAAAACTTTAAAGTGCAAGCTGTATTCTTTGAAAGCACTCTCAAGGATATTGATTATCTCTTAGGTATTAAATGAAACACTCTTTCCCCACTTTTTTAATTTGTCAGCTGAGCAAACAAGAGATCAATAATTGAAGAACAATGACTGAGTAATGAGTCCaagtgtattaaatgaataaaaacCATAAGACACATGTCAATATAAAAGCTACCAAAATGTCGTGACTGTTATTCCAAAAAGGCAAGACTTGTATTAGGGAGCCTTGAGCACTAGCAGAATAGAAGCACAAGGATAACGCAGTTATCGACAAATTACGAAACTGGTAACAGCATAAGCACCTTCAGGGGTCCGCACATAGTTTTGTTGTTGTGGCAGTTATCGTGCACAGTGACGTTCTCCCAAACTTTAGCCGACA contains:
- the LOC143182763 gene encoding uncharacterized protein LOC143182763 encodes the protein MQQMKETEEALKTTGTQKSSELLSNSEKEIKHEIILNFTMKAANVYYVHTTTNLSIPRRDSARYLQLHENKTRKNVSPNNNWQIEFSNCSFVLLFCSPGELPREFVKDHAHG